Proteins encoded by one window of Streptomyces sp. LX-29:
- a CDS encoding MarR family transcriptional regulator yields MTDHVDHVLEQWGRERPDLDVSPMAVLGRLKRLTRLIDAELRKTFAAHDLDPASFDVLATLRRSEPPHRLTPAELMRSSMVTSGAITQRLDRLQARGLVSRTPSAADGRVVHVALTDEGRALIDRALPDHIETENRLLAALPKGERDALADTLRTVLESLGDTRD; encoded by the coding sequence GTGACAGACCACGTGGACCATGTGTTGGAGCAGTGGGGCAGAGAGCGCCCCGACCTGGATGTGTCGCCGATGGCGGTGCTGGGGCGCCTGAAACGACTCACCCGGCTGATCGACGCCGAGCTACGCAAGACGTTCGCCGCGCACGACCTGGACCCCGCCTCGTTCGACGTCCTGGCCACCCTGCGGCGCAGCGAGCCCCCGCACCGCCTCACCCCCGCGGAGCTGATGCGCTCGTCCATGGTGACCTCGGGCGCCATCACCCAGCGCCTCGACCGCCTCCAGGCCCGCGGCCTGGTGAGCCGCACCCCGAGCGCCGCGGACGGCCGGGTCGTCCATGTCGCGCTCACCGACGAGGGCCGCGCCCTCATCGACCGGGCCCTGCCGGACCACATCGAGACCGAGAACCGGCTGCTCGCCGCCCTCCCGAAGGGCGAGCGCGACGCGCTCGCCGACACCCTCCGAACCGTGCTGGAGTCGCTGGGCGACACAAGGGACTGA